TCACAGCTAGAGTCAAGCTCATCCATTTCAACAATACTGATATCTCCTATCACATGCTCAGGGTTTTCTTTGAGACAAATAGCCCATTTGTAATAGTTGGGATTAGTATAGGATGCAACCCAATTTCGAATCGAGTTCCGAGTCACCTCAACATCAGGATGAGGATCCCAGGTGACATAGGTCAGATTCTTAGCAGACGAAGCCCAATTTTGAAACATGGCTTCCGCATCACTCTCCACAAATCTTCTCAAGATTAAACGTTCAGTCTGTAACATTTGCGTACCGATTGCTTTCATAATGTTACCTCGCTTTCTGATAGGTGATTCTTTGTTCAATCTCCATTGAAACTTGTTTTGCTTTCGAATCTCAAGATAATAAGCTAAAAAGGTCCCCCGGACCTGCCTCGTTTTCTTATTTTTAGACTCGGGCTGAAAACCTCCACTGGAGGTTTTCACTCCCAAAAGTCATCAAAGACGGTGATGGGTAAGTGGCGTTTGTGTTGGCCTTTATGCCACCAGTTTTCGATCCTTGCTTGAGCTTCTGGGCTGATTGTTTTGCCTTCTAGGTAGTCATCAATCTCTGCATAAGTGACTCCAAGAGCGACTTCGTCAGCCAAACCCGGCTTGTCTTCTTCTAGGTCTGCTGTTGGGATTTTTTCATAAAGGGCTGGGTCTGCACCAAGTTCCTGCAAGAGTTGTTTTCCTTGGCGTTTATTGAGTCGGTAAAGAGGAAGAATATCCGCACCGCCGTCACCAAACTTAGTAAAGAAACCTGTGATATTTTCCGCAGCATGGTCTGTTCCAATGACCGCTCCGCTATGGGCACCCGCAAGGGCATATTGGGCAATCATACGACTACGAGCTTTAATATTGCCCTTGTTAAAGTCTGAAACAGGACTTCCTGTCGCTTCGACTGCAGCTGTCATAGCATCAGCTGATTCCTTGATATTTACAACTAGACTGACATCTGGTTGGATGAAATCAAGGGCTTTTTGAGCATCTGCTTCATCAGCTTGCACGCCATAGGGCAGGCGGACAGCGATAAATTGGTAGCTGTCATCTCCTGTCTCTGCTCGCATTTCTTTCATAGCTAATTGCGCCAAGCGTCCCGCTAAAGTCGAGTCCTGTCCTCCAGAAATTCCTAGAACAAAACTTTTAAGGAAGGGGTGTTTTTTCAAGTATCTCTTTAAGAAATCAATCGAACGACGGATTTCTTCCTGAGCGTCAATCACTGGCTTGACACCCAGTTGCTGGATAATGGTCTCTTGCAAACTCATTCTTCTTCTCCTTC
This genomic interval from Streptococcus oralis subsp. tigurinus contains the following:
- a CDS encoding GNAT family N-acetyltransferase, whose amino-acid sequence is MKAIGTQMLQTERLILRRFVESDAEAMFQNWASSAKNLTYVTWDPHPDVEVTRNSIRNWVASYTNPNYYKWAICLKENPEHVIGDISIVEMDELDSSCEIGYVLGKNFWGRGMMTEALKAVLDFCFTQAGFQKVRARYASLNPASGRVMEKAGMSYLKTIANGVERKDYVADLIYYQISREDR
- the nadE gene encoding ammonia-dependent NAD(+) synthetase, yielding MSLQETIIQQLGVKPVIDAQEEIRRSIDFLKRYLKKHPFLKSFVLGISGGQDSTLAGRLAQLAMKEMRAETGDDSYQFIAVRLPYGVQADEADAQKALDFIQPDVSLVVNIKESADAMTAAVEATGSPVSDFNKGNIKARSRMIAQYALAGAHSGAVIGTDHAAENITGFFTKFGDGGADILPLYRLNKRQGKQLLQELGADPALYEKIPTADLEEDKPGLADEVALGVTYAEIDDYLEGKTISPEAQARIENWWHKGQHKRHLPITVFDDFWE